A window of Sulfurovum riftiae contains these coding sequences:
- a CDS encoding glycerophosphodiester phosphodiesterase family protein, which yields MEAKPKPLIVAHRGAPQNPLFENTTKAFIQAFGQNADAIEGDFHLTSDHQVVCHHNKTIRRFPIKKNSLKKLRTLKADLPTLEEVLSTIPSDKYIYIEIKSGVESCPFVLDIIDVSKLKKQQIMIISFHADVIKTIKQRDSAIKAYWLYQFERQEIPDIPVLLEKLAFCQADGIGTNINRHTDRDFIDQLKKAGYGHHAWTINRVKQARKLKEWGTLSITTDRVALIRKGL from the coding sequence ATGGAAGCGAAGCCTAAGCCACTTATTGTAGCACACAGGGGTGCACCACAAAACCCTTTATTTGAGAATACGACTAAAGCTTTCATTCAGGCCTTTGGTCAGAATGCCGATGCGATTGAGGGAGATTTTCACCTCACGTCCGATCATCAGGTTGTCTGCCATCACAACAAGACCATTCGGCGCTTTCCCATTAAGAAAAACAGTTTAAAAAAACTCCGTACTCTCAAAGCCGATCTTCCGACACTTGAAGAAGTACTTTCAACAATCCCTTCGGATAAATACATCTATATAGAGATAAAGTCCGGAGTAGAGAGTTGTCCGTTCGTATTGGATATCATTGATGTATCAAAATTGAAAAAACAGCAAATTATGATCATCTCTTTTCATGCCGATGTAATAAAGACGATCAAACAAAGGGACAGTGCCATCAAAGCCTATTGGCTGTATCAGTTTGAACGACAGGAAATACCTGATATTCCGGTATTACTTGAAAAATTGGCATTTTGTCAGGCAGACGGGATCGGTACCAATATTAACAGGCATACAGACAGAGATTTTATAGATCAGTTGAAAAAGGCTGGCTACGGGCATCATGCATGGACTATCAACCGTGTAAAACAGGCAAGAAAACTGAAAGAGTGGGGTACCCTGTCCATTACGACAGACAGAGTGGCTTTGATACGCAAGGGGTTATGA
- a CDS encoding GatB/YqeY domain-containing protein has product MSLKEKIKNDIKEAMRAKETLKRDTLRNIQAAIKQIEVDERRDLSDADVEAIMMKYLKQREDAKTQFADAGRDDLVTKEEAEIAIVKSYLPEPMSDEELETILKEIIADTGAQSMKDMGKVMGAAKAKVGSRADGGRINQIVKKLLS; this is encoded by the coding sequence ATGAGCTTGAAAGAAAAGATCAAGAACGATATTAAAGAGGCTATGAGAGCCAAAGAAACACTTAAAAGAGATACCCTGCGAAATATTCAGGCCGCTATCAAACAGATCGAGGTGGATGAAAGAAGAGATCTCAGTGATGCCGATGTCGAAGCGATCATGATGAAGTACCTCAAGCAGAGGGAAGATGCCAAAACACAGTTCGCCGATGCCGGAAGAGATGACCTTGTGACCAAAGAAGAAGCGGAAATAGCCATTGTCAAAAGCTACCTGCCTGAACCTATGAGTGATGAAGAACTTGAAACGATACTCAAGGAGATCATCGCAGATACAGGTGCCCAGAGCATGAAAGATATGGGAAAGGTCATGGGTGCTGCCAAAGCGAAAGTAGGCAGTCGTGCCGACGGCGGACGGATCAATCAGATCGTCAAAAAACTACTCTCATAA
- a CDS encoding phosphomannomutase, whose translation MIITIQEQQFDTADITQLYPAAVVKTGHEDETTQVSLEWLDVESKGKVDVVGFGIFLYLGEEEKHTFMFDTKEEMDREIGRIASQLQ comes from the coding sequence ATGATTATTACAATACAAGAGCAACAGTTCGATACGGCGGATATTACGCAGCTGTATCCGGCAGCGGTGGTGAAGACCGGCCATGAAGATGAAACGACACAGGTGAGCCTGGAGTGGCTGGATGTGGAGTCGAAAGGAAAGGTGGATGTGGTCGGTTTTGGTATATTCCTTTACCTGGGGGAAGAGGAGAAGCATACTTTCATGTTCGATACCAAAGAGGAAATGGATAGAGAGATCGGCAGGATCGCTTCCCAATTACAGTAA
- a CDS encoding DUF7477 domain-containing protein codes for MKKTIIVVMLFTLSLSSLLQAKSAKYTSSYYKYIGLFEKAKKKQHMETTMNLDAMRKIIRTQWSKGHDIVEIKYGNGKWIAVFENGSPKSHQTYIVARRWEAINDHLDEYWQQGYYITNIEHGLAEWFVVFEKNTAFTNQAYERRKSLDDFSDAVNKRWKMGYDLIDIEYGEGHYTGIFAEGSKYNGQALTIRSRWIDMARVISDYWKKGYYVSNIEFTLGRWMTVFSKSTDKKDQGFETAENIEKFRQVFEKRQKEKYKLVDIAEGW; via the coding sequence ATGAAAAAAACAATCATAGTTGTCATGCTGTTCACACTTTCATTGTCTAGCCTATTGCAGGCAAAAAGTGCTAAATATACTTCGTCCTATTACAAATATATCGGTCTGTTTGAAAAAGCGAAGAAGAAACAGCATATGGAAACGACCATGAATCTCGATGCAATGCGTAAGATCATCAGAACGCAATGGAGTAAAGGCCATGATATTGTTGAGATCAAGTATGGTAACGGAAAATGGATCGCTGTCTTTGAAAATGGTTCGCCAAAGAGTCATCAGACCTATATCGTGGCCAGACGATGGGAAGCGATCAACGACCATCTTGACGAATACTGGCAGCAGGGGTATTACATTACCAATATAGAACATGGTCTTGCCGAATGGTTCGTTGTCTTCGAAAAGAATACGGCTTTTACCAATCAGGCGTACGAAAGAAGAAAGAGTCTGGATGATTTCAGTGACGCCGTGAACAAGCGCTGGAAAATGGGATATGACCTGATAGACATAGAATATGGAGAAGGGCATTATACCGGTATTTTTGCAGAGGGGAGCAAATACAATGGTCAGGCGTTGACCATACGTTCACGCTGGATCGATATGGCCAGGGTCATCAGTGATTACTGGAAGAAAGGGTACTATGTGTCCAATATCGAATTCACTCTGGGAAGATGGATGACGGTTTTTTCGAAGTCTACAGATAAAAAAGATCAGGGCTTTGAGACAGCAGAAAATATTGAAAAGTTCAGACAGGTTTTTGAAAAACGCCAGAAAGAAAAATATAAATTGGTAGATATAGCAGAAGGGTGGTGA
- the msrB gene encoding peptide-methionine (R)-S-oxide reductase MsrB has protein sequence MAYKIELDREKLKKELTSLEYNVCLNHGTEAPFQNEFWDNKAEGIYTCKCCNTPLFSSDTKFDSGTGWPSYFKPINDEVIEEIEDASLGMVRVEVRCAACGSHLGHVFPDGPAPTHLRYCINSVSLNFEPK, from the coding sequence ATGGCCTACAAAATAGAACTTGACAGGGAAAAACTGAAAAAAGAACTGACATCGCTGGAATATAACGTATGTCTAAACCATGGCACAGAAGCACCTTTCCAAAATGAGTTTTGGGACAACAAAGCTGAAGGTATTTACACCTGTAAATGCTGCAACACCCCTCTGTTCAGTTCCGATACAAAATTTGACTCCGGCACAGGGTGGCCCAGCTATTTCAAACCGATAAACGATGAAGTCATAGAGGAGATCGAAGATGCATCTTTGGGTATGGTCCGTGTAGAAGTACGTTGTGCTGCCTGCGGTTCACATCTTGGACATGTCTTCCCCGATGGCCCGGCACCGACCCATTTGAGATACTGTATCAATTCAGTGTCACTGAATTTCGAACCGAAATAA
- a CDS encoding tetratricopeptide repeat protein — MTTFQLLLVIVAGGIFYLFFKQLFSGSYPKRGVDFEAKVPDEQIGGISRPDKTFSKPKVQPTRMEELLKMADEAVEKGDMLEARKAVQSALIIDENNIEALRRNGYLQIEFENYEEARESYEKILSLDDNDDVAHDSLANVLHKLGDDEKAVTHHKRAIELDPEYAPHYYNYANTLYDLGQKAEALENYKKAFELDNSLEEAKKMIDELGGSHE, encoded by the coding sequence ATGACAACATTTCAACTCTTACTGGTTATTGTCGCCGGAGGTATTTTCTACCTCTTTTTCAAACAACTTTTTTCAGGCTCGTACCCCAAAAGAGGGGTGGACTTCGAAGCCAAAGTACCGGATGAGCAGATCGGCGGTATCAGCCGGCCTGACAAGACGTTCTCCAAACCTAAAGTGCAGCCGACACGTATGGAAGAACTTTTGAAAATGGCTGATGAAGCTGTGGAAAAAGGCGATATGCTCGAAGCACGCAAAGCGGTGCAGTCCGCACTGATCATTGATGAGAACAATATCGAGGCATTGAGACGCAATGGGTATCTTCAAATTGAATTCGAGAATTATGAAGAAGCCAGAGAGAGCTACGAAAAGATCCTTTCTCTCGATGACAATGACGATGTGGCGCATGATTCACTGGCCAATGTCCTGCATAAGCTTGGAGATGACGAGAAAGCTGTTACCCATCATAAAAGAGCGATAGAGCTTGACCCTGAGTATGCGCCGCACTATTACAACTATGCCAATACGCTTTACGATCTTGGTCAAAAAGCCGAAGCATTGGAGAATTACAAAAAAGCATTTGAGCTTGACAACAGTCTGGAAGAGGCGAAAAAGATGATAGACGAATTGGGAGGAAGCCATGAGTAG
- the pdxA gene encoding 4-hydroxythreonine-4-phosphate dehydrogenase, with protein MKKVAISIGDLNGIGIQLALENHQTVSKIVEPLYCIDSKMLQQASEKLNIPIPNNFQILEEETAPSFEIEPGMVCKESGRYAYNSFIEAVEFAKEKKVDAVCTLPIHKKAWELAGIDYKGHTDALRDFFDAEAIMMLGCPRMYVALFTEHIPLKEVAPSIDEKKLTRFLLDFHRTAKPAKTVAVLSLNPHAGDGGVLGNEEEIIQKAIDNANTTLRQAQGTVAEPVEAFTSPLVPDVAFTPNIRKHYTHYVAMYHDQGLAPLKALYFDEGINVSLNLPILRTSVDHGTAFDIAYKGVELNSLSYVNAIKYIVSFS; from the coding sequence GTGAAAAAAGTAGCCATATCCATCGGTGATCTCAACGGCATCGGTATTCAGCTTGCCCTAGAGAACCATCAAACTGTTTCAAAGATCGTCGAACCTCTTTACTGTATCGATAGTAAAATGCTTCAGCAGGCTTCCGAAAAACTCAATATACCCATTCCCAATAATTTCCAAATACTCGAAGAAGAGACCGCACCCTCTTTTGAGATCGAACCAGGAATGGTCTGTAAAGAGAGCGGCCGGTATGCCTACAACTCTTTTATAGAAGCAGTAGAATTTGCAAAAGAGAAAAAAGTAGATGCTGTTTGTACTCTGCCCATACACAAAAAGGCATGGGAGCTGGCAGGTATAGACTACAAAGGACATACCGATGCGCTGCGTGACTTTTTTGATGCAGAAGCGATCATGATGCTGGGATGTCCCCGAATGTATGTTGCCCTCTTTACGGAGCATATCCCTCTGAAAGAAGTTGCACCAAGCATAGATGAAAAAAAGTTGACACGTTTTTTGCTTGACTTCCACCGTACTGCCAAACCTGCAAAAACAGTTGCCGTACTCAGTCTGAATCCGCATGCAGGAGACGGTGGTGTACTGGGAAATGAAGAGGAGATCATCCAGAAAGCGATCGATAATGCAAATACCACCCTTCGGCAAGCCCAGGGTACGGTTGCTGAGCCTGTCGAAGCATTCACTTCTCCATTGGTACCCGATGTGGCGTTCACACCCAATATCCGAAAGCATTACACACATTACGTTGCTATGTACCACGATCAGGGCCTGGCACCACTTAAAGCACTTTATTTTGATGAAGGGATCAATGTCAGTCTCAATCTGCCGATCTTACGAACTTCAGTGGATCACGGTACGGCATTTGATATTGCCTATAAAGGGGTGGAATTAAACAGTTTGAGTTATGTGAACGCTATCAAATATATTGTTTCCTTTTCGTAG
- a CDS encoding pyridoxine 5'-phosphate synthase, translating to MLLGVNIDHIAVLREARKVADPDPLDALGICKRAGADQITIHLREDRRHMQDMDAKNIIELSALPVNLECAIEAAMIDIACELRPHRVTLVPEKREEVTTEGGLAVTGEQSRLKEAIRRLQKEEIEVSLFIDPTLDAVRASLDLGVEWIEFHTGKYANIYAMLYTNLSKTHHSIPELDLSRKILKQMLDDELRNLRLLSCDAMELGLRVAAGHGLNMQNVKDIVEIETIEELNIGQSIVARSVYVGLEQAILDMKAVMIR from the coding sequence ATGTTACTGGGTGTCAACATTGACCATATCGCTGTTTTACGGGAAGCCCGCAAGGTGGCCGACCCCGATCCTCTGGATGCACTGGGTATCTGCAAACGTGCCGGAGCGGATCAGATCACCATACATCTGCGTGAAGACAGAAGACATATGCAGGATATGGATGCAAAAAACATCATAGAACTCTCTGCACTACCGGTAAACCTCGAGTGTGCTATCGAAGCTGCCATGATCGACATTGCCTGCGAACTAAGGCCTCATCGTGTCACCCTCGTACCCGAGAAACGTGAAGAGGTGACGACGGAAGGCGGACTTGCTGTGACAGGGGAACAGTCCAGACTCAAAGAGGCGATCAGGCGGCTACAGAAAGAGGAGATAGAAGTCTCTCTTTTCATCGATCCGACACTTGATGCGGTCAGGGCTTCACTCGACCTAGGTGTAGAGTGGATCGAATTTCATACAGGTAAATATGCGAACATCTATGCCATGCTCTATACCAACCTAAGTAAGACGCACCACAGTATCCCTGAACTCGATCTTTCACGAAAGATCCTCAAACAGATGCTCGATGATGAACTCAGAAATCTCAGGCTGCTCTCCTGTGACGCAATGGAACTCGGACTCAGAGTCGCTGCGGGACACGGTCTCAATATGCAGAATGTCAAAGATATCGTAGAGATAGAAACGATCGAAGAGCTGAATATAGGACAAAGCATTGTCGCCCGTTCAGTGTATGTGGGGTTGGAACAGGCCATTTTGGATATGAAAGCGGTAATGATACGATAA
- a CDS encoding thioredoxin family protein encodes MSEKKPLPVNRYANIKHNIGNGKPTILAFGMSHCYSCLAMSKLFAEVLQEHPEFQIYSVDGQKERLVSRDIYRLKEMPTQIFFDAAGNEVFRHTGAYRKAVLDIILKKYGFV; translated from the coding sequence ATGTCAGAAAAAAAACCGCTTCCGGTCAACAGGTATGCCAATATCAAACATAATATAGGTAACGGCAAACCGACCATATTGGCGTTCGGTATGAGCCACTGTTACAGCTGTCTTGCCATGTCAAAGCTCTTTGCCGAAGTCCTGCAGGAGCATCCCGAATTCCAGATCTATTCGGTGGACGGCCAGAAAGAGCGTCTGGTCAGCCGCGATATCTACAGACTAAAAGAGATGCCTACACAGATCTTTTTCGATGCTGCAGGCAACGAAGTCTTCCGTCATACGGGTGCCTACAGGAAAGCCGTGCTTGATATTATCTTGAAAAAATACGGCTTCGTCTGA
- a CDS encoding argininosuccinate synthase, which produces MAKRKINKAVLAYSGGLDTSIILKWLQDEYECEVVTFTADLGQGEEVEPARQKALDMGIKPENIFILDLREEFVKDFVFPMFRANAIYEGEYLLGTSIARPLISKKQIEIAHQTGADAVSHGATGKGNDQVRFELGYLALDPDIAVIAPWREWDLNSRTKLLEYAANHGIDIDGKGQAKPYSMDANLLHISYEGEHLENPYAEPEEDMWLWSVSPENAPDEAEYITISYKNGDPIAINREEMSPATILETLNTYGKKHGIGRIDIVENRMVGMKARGCYETPGGTIMLKAHRAIESITLDREEAHMKDELMPKYAKLIYNGMWWSPERKMLQAAIDATQENVEGTVKLKLYKGNVTVVGRKSELSLYSEEHSTFEADDVYNQQDAEGFIRLNALRFIIEGKKQPERIKSLIGEYDEVEVCRIETGSMTICERIKRFFGFGNTKTPKE; this is translated from the coding sequence ATGGCAAAAAGAAAGATCAATAAAGCGGTTTTGGCATATTCAGGAGGACTGGATACCAGTATCATTCTCAAGTGGCTTCAGGATGAGTATGAGTGTGAAGTAGTGACATTTACAGCAGACCTTGGACAGGGCGAAGAGGTGGAGCCTGCACGTCAGAAAGCACTCGACATGGGTATCAAGCCGGAGAATATTTTCATTCTTGACCTGAGAGAGGAATTTGTAAAAGATTTCGTCTTCCCGATGTTCAGAGCCAATGCCATTTATGAAGGTGAGTATCTTCTGGGTACATCCATCGCGAGACCGCTGATCTCCAAAAAACAGATAGAGATCGCACATCAGACAGGTGCCGATGCTGTCTCCCACGGTGCGACCGGTAAAGGGAACGATCAGGTACGTTTCGAACTGGGATATCTGGCACTCGATCCGGATATTGCCGTGATTGCCCCGTGGAGAGAGTGGGATCTGAACTCCAGGACAAAACTGCTTGAGTATGCAGCGAACCACGGTATCGATATTGACGGCAAAGGACAGGCAAAGCCTTACTCCATGGATGCCAACCTGCTGCACATCTCCTATGAGGGTGAGCACCTTGAAAACCCCTATGCAGAGCCTGAAGAAGATATGTGGCTTTGGTCCGTTAGTCCCGAGAATGCACCAGATGAAGCGGAATACATCACGATCAGTTACAAGAACGGTGACCCTATTGCCATCAACCGTGAGGAGATGAGCCCGGCAACGATCCTTGAGACACTGAACACCTATGGTAAGAAGCACGGTATCGGACGTATCGATATCGTTGAGAACCGTATGGTGGGAATGAAAGCCAGGGGCTGTTATGAGACACCGGGCGGAACGATCATGCTCAAGGCACACAGAGCGATCGAATCCATTACGCTGGACAGAGAAGAGGCGCATATGAAAGATGAGCTTATGCCAAAATACGCCAAACTGATCTACAACGGCATGTGGTGGTCACCTGAGCGCAAGATGCTTCAGGCAGCTATCGATGCGACACAGGAGAATGTAGAAGGTACGGTCAAACTGAAACTCTACAAAGGGAATGTGACAGTGGTCGGAAGAAAATCCGAACTCTCTCTCTACTCCGAAGAGCACTCGACCTTTGAAGCGGATGATGTGTACAACCAGCAGGATGCTGAAGGTTTCATTCGCCTGAATGCACTCAGATTCATCATCGAGGGGAAAAAACAGCCTGAGCGTATCAAGTCGCTTATCGGTGAGTACGATGAAGTGGAGGTCTGCAGGATCGAGACAGGTTCCATGACGATCTGTGAGCGTATCAAGCGGTTCTTCGGATTCGGCAATACCAAGACACCTAAAGAGTAG
- a CDS encoding M3 family metallopeptidase codes for MFKEFKIDNLEQFPEALENLLNTQRKQIDEITKNGETSYEKILKPLQDMDEELGLFFTPLSHLNSVMNSEVTQKAYEASIPLLSKFSSEIAQNEALFRKMEKISIEDDEAKTVVKNEVRDFILSGVKLPTEQKKRMEEISLHLSELSNTFSQNLLDATNAYGLIIEDEKDVAGMPQTDIDAAKEEIDGKTVYKFTLQIPSYLAYMTYGPNREYRKELSKAYNTRAPENAEVIDRILALKQEKAKLLGFENYAAYALVTRDANSQEEVLGFLNDLADAALSQAKDELEELKAYAKKTDGIEDFAGYDMGYYSEKLKKEKFDFDDTMTKPYFEQEKVLNGMLDIVSELFSVTFNPADVPTWHDCVKPFDIYENGSLSGRIYFDLDARKEKRGGAWMNDWETHFTDAKNQPHLASAFVVCNFAPKTDHTPSLLRHDDVVTLFHEMGHAIHHLFGKCHERSVSGINGVAWDVVEFPSQFLENFAYEAAILKRFGFHYETGEPIPEALMAKIKETKNFQAALGILRQVEFSLFDFQLHQKLYQGEEVQALLDRIREKTSLLKPPSYNKFQHGFAHIFAGGYAAGYYSYKWAEVLSADAFFECLDEKEGFNKERARGYKEIILANGGAKEMSTLYQEWLGRKADVNSLIKLYEIA; via the coding sequence ATGTTTAAAGAATTTAAGATCGATAACCTTGAGCAGTTCCCCGAAGCACTGGAAAACCTTCTCAATACACAGCGAAAACAGATAGATGAGATCACAAAGAACGGTGAAACAAGTTACGAGAAGATCCTCAAACCGCTTCAGGATATGGATGAGGAGCTGGGACTCTTCTTTACACCCCTCTCACACCTCAATTCGGTCATGAACTCCGAGGTGACGCAGAAGGCCTATGAAGCCTCCATCCCCCTGCTCTCCAAATTCTCTTCCGAGATCGCACAGAATGAAGCACTGTTCCGCAAAATGGAAAAGATCTCTATAGAAGACGATGAAGCCAAGACCGTTGTAAAGAATGAAGTAAGGGATTTTATTCTCTCCGGTGTCAAACTGCCCACAGAGCAGAAAAAACGTATGGAAGAGATCAGCCTGCACCTCTCCGAACTCTCAAACACTTTTTCCCAGAACCTGCTTGACGCCACCAATGCCTATGGGCTTATCATCGAAGATGAAAAAGATGTCGCAGGTATGCCACAGACCGATATCGATGCGGCCAAAGAAGAGATCGATGGAAAAACTGTCTATAAATTTACCCTGCAGATCCCCAGCTATCTGGCCTATATGACCTATGGTCCGAACCGTGAATACAGAAAAGAGCTCTCCAAAGCCTACAATACAAGAGCACCTGAGAATGCTGAAGTGATCGACCGGATCCTCGCTCTTAAACAGGAAAAAGCCAAACTGCTCGGGTTCGAGAACTATGCAGCCTATGCACTGGTGACACGTGATGCCAACAGCCAGGAGGAGGTTCTGGGCTTTCTCAACGATCTTGCCGATGCCGCGCTGTCTCAGGCAAAAGATGAACTTGAAGAACTGAAAGCCTATGCCAAAAAAACAGACGGTATCGAAGATTTTGCCGGGTATGACATGGGATATTACAGCGAGAAACTCAAAAAAGAAAAATTCGATTTTGACGACACCATGACCAAACCCTATTTTGAACAGGAAAAAGTCCTCAACGGGATGCTTGACATTGTCTCCGAACTCTTCTCTGTCACGTTCAATCCCGCAGACGTGCCCACCTGGCATGACTGTGTCAAACCTTTTGATATTTATGAGAATGGCTCACTTTCCGGGCGTATCTATTTTGATCTTGACGCACGCAAAGAGAAGCGTGGCGGAGCATGGATGAACGACTGGGAGACCCACTTCACCGATGCAAAGAACCAACCCCATCTTGCCTCTGCCTTTGTCGTATGCAATTTTGCTCCAAAAACAGACCACACACCTTCATTGCTCAGGCATGATGACGTCGTGACCCTTTTCCATGAAATGGGACATGCTATTCACCATCTTTTCGGAAAATGTCATGAACGTTCCGTCTCAGGTATCAACGGTGTCGCATGGGATGTGGTCGAGTTCCCTTCACAATTCCTTGAAAACTTTGCATATGAGGCAGCCATTCTCAAACGTTTCGGATTCCACTATGAAACAGGAGAACCGATCCCTGAAGCGTTGATGGCCAAGATAAAAGAGACCAAGAATTTTCAGGCAGCACTCGGGATCCTCAGACAGGTGGAGTTCTCACTCTTCGACTTCCAACTGCATCAGAAGCTCTACCAGGGAGAAGAGGTACAGGCACTGCTTGACCGGATCAGAGAAAAAACCTCTCTGCTCAAACCGCCAAGCTACAACAAGTTCCAGCACGGATTTGCACATATCTTTGCCGGCGGGTATGCTGCTGGCTACTACAGCTACAAATGGGCCGAAGTCCTCTCTGCAGATGCTTTCTTTGAGTGTTTGGATGAAAAAGAAGGCTTCAACAAAGAGCGTGCCAGAGGCTACAAGGAGATCATCCTTGCCAATGGCGGTGCCAAAGAGATGAGTACACTCTACCAGGAGTGGCTGGGGCGCAAAGCAGATGTAAACAGTCTCATCAAACTGTATGAAATAGCCTAG
- the rplI gene encoding 50S ribosomal protein L9: protein MKVLLIKDVKSLGKAGEIKEVKDGYGQNFLINKGLAKLATPEVVENWKAEQERREKELKEEIARLEAEKKALEAATIRIEKQSAPVGIKGSVGNADISAAIKEQLGIDLDKKHINLKKALKSTGIHEVDAKLGHAIHAALKVEVVGV, encoded by the coding sequence ATGAAAGTATTATTGATCAAAGATGTAAAATCACTGGGAAAAGCCGGTGAGATCAAAGAGGTAAAAGACGGTTACGGACAGAACTTCCTCATTAACAAAGGATTGGCAAAGCTGGCTACACCGGAAGTGGTAGAGAACTGGAAAGCAGAACAGGAGAGACGAGAAAAAGAGCTCAAAGAAGAGATCGCACGTCTTGAAGCGGAAAAGAAGGCACTCGAGGCAGCCACCATCCGTATTGAAAAACAATCTGCACCTGTAGGCATTAAAGGGTCGGTAGGAAATGCAGATATCTCTGCAGCGATCAAAGAGCAGTTGGGTATCGATCTGGACAAAAAGCACATCAATCTGAAGAAAGCACTGAAATCCACGGGGATCCATGAAGTGGATGCCAAACTCGGCCATGCGATCCATGCAGCCTTGAAAGTGGAAGTGGTAGGTGTCTAG
- the hslV gene encoding ATP-dependent protease subunit HslV, protein MFDATTILGYKADGKAVIGGDGQVTFGDTVLKSNATKIRTLYEGKILAGFAGSTADAFNLFDMFEGILAEKRGDLFKSVIGFSKMWRKDKHLRQLEAMMIVLNTEHIFILSGTGDVVEPQDGKIAAIGSGGNYAISAARALDKHADLAPKDLVQESLEVAGDLCIYTNKNIKILEL, encoded by the coding sequence ATGTTTGATGCTACTACGATACTGGGGTACAAAGCGGACGGCAAAGCGGTCATTGGCGGTGACGGGCAGGTGACCTTCGGCGACACGGTGCTCAAAAGCAATGCCACCAAGATACGTACACTTTATGAAGGTAAGATACTGGCCGGTTTTGCAGGCAGTACTGCCGATGCTTTCAACCTCTTTGATATGTTTGAAGGGATCCTGGCAGAGAAAAGGGGAGACCTTTTCAAATCAGTGATCGGTTTTTCAAAGATGTGGCGAAAAGACAAACACCTGCGTCAGCTTGAAGCGATGATGATCGTACTCAATACTGAGCATATCTTTATCCTTTCGGGAACGGGGGATGTCGTGGAACCCCAGGATGGAAAGATCGCTGCGATAGGATCGGGGGGAAATTATGCGATCTCGGCAGCCAGAGCATTGGACAAGCATGCAGACCTTGCACCAAAAGATCTGGTACAGGAGTCGTTGGAAGTAGCAGGTGACCTTTGCATTTACACCAATAAAAATATTAAGATTTTAGAATTATAA